AGAAGTGGACCATGTGGACTATGCCTCATTGCTTATAAGTTCCGCAATACAGGTGATGACTCTGTAAATGGTGATGTGGCAGCTGACGGCTACCATAAGTACAAGGTATGGTAATTTTTGTAACTCAATTCTGTCACCCTTAACTGGATTATGTATGTCatgtttttttttgcgggtggtTATGTATGTCATGTTATAACAGTGGTtgtgtgcatcatgccatgcAGAGGCCGGGTAATCCCCTTTTCGGAAGAAAAAAAATGTCATGCTATAACAGAAATGCTCCTGTAGTTGCTGAGCAGAACTGTGCACAACAGGATATGAAAGAGAGGTTGCCCTTGTATGGTCCATGTTTAGATAGAGTGGGAGGTTGGGTCTGGGGAGAGGTGAGAGGGTACTTTGTAGTAGTTAGTGACTCCAAGAATATGTTAGCAAAATATTTCTTCAGAATTTTTTTCCAAACTATAAATGAGACTTGCTTGAGAAAAATTTAGATCATACAAACATCATTGACTAATTCTGGTTTCTCTAGGCATGATAAAAAGTAGCCAATCCTGGTAAAATCCTGCATGCTAATAACGGTCTATCTTTTCTTTTCTCGTGTTTGTCACAGGAGGATATCAAATTAATGAAGGAGACCGGACTGGATTCTTATAGATTCTCTATCTCTTGGTCAAGGCTTATTCCTAGTATGTTTTTGAAAAACTTGTGGTGAAGTTTTCTCGTTAAGTTGGTTTCTTACAAAAATATAGTTCTGTATTTCCACAGAAGGAAGAGGAGAAATCAATCCAAAAGGAGTAGGATACTACAATAATCTCATCAATGAACTACTTGATCATGGTAAATCTTGCATGCAAGATATTTATCTACCTATTAAATCCAATCATCATGGAGACTgcatactactccctctgttcacaaaTCAATGAATTCATCTTTGTACGCATACAGTAAAGAAGTTGAACTTTGACAGCTAGTACTGTACATATTTATGATACCAGTAGGTTTTAGTCGGGTCCTAAACCCCTGAATTTGTAGTGGACTTGCTCATCCTGAGTTGAACTGAACTGGCAATGAGCATGTCCAGTTTAACTTACTCAACCTGTTTTTGTTTTTTATAATTGTATTTCTCTGCGTTTTAATGGCAAAAGTAGATGCATTAATGGGGCTGGAGGGATATTATGTCCGCACTTACTATGTCTAGTATCTTGAAGGAATTCAACCACATGCAACGATTTTCCAGTATGATCTTCCTCAAATCCTTGAAGATGAATATGGTGGATGGTTGAGTCCCCAAATAATGTATGTATTCTGTTTTCATGAATTTCATGTTTCGTCTTCATTTTTGAAAAATATGATGTGCAAGTGTGATATTATTCATTGTAGTGTATGTTATGGATAATTGTATAAAAATGAATAAAAAAATGTTGGTGCAAAAACACATATTATTTCTGCATTGTACAAAACTAGATTGCTTTTTGACATGCCTGTAGTTTTATTGGATGTAAATCCTTAGAGTATAAGCGCAGTCTTTAACTCCATTATCTGTTTCCAGTGGTGATTTCACAGCATACGCAGATGTGTGCTTTAGGGAATTTGGGGATAGAGTTACCAATTGGACTACTCTAAATGAACCTAACGCTTTAGTTTCGGTTGGCTATGATGCTGGTATTGGGCCACCGGGGAGATGTTCTAAACCATTTGGATTTGCTGACTGTTCCTGTGGGGACTCTGTAAACGAGCCATACGTTGTAGCTCATAATTGCTTATTGGCTCATACCTCAGCTGTGTCACTATACAGAAGAAAGTATCAGGTACTATCTTTTCGCTAGCAAATTAGTACTATGGTATTTCTAAAGTGCTTTCTTGATAGTTAGATCCACATTGTTATCATGAACCATCAATGGAGTAGTCTGTGATATAATTGTCAAGGTATTTGAGATTAGAATAAATTATTGTTTTGAATAATTGGTCTGCTCCAAAAAGAAAAATCTGAATGCTATCTTTGTTGCCGATATTCTGTGCTAATTATTGTCCCTTGGACTTTAGATATAGCTTGAGTATTTTTCCTAAGGACGCTAAAAGCACCATGTTTCATTTGAAATCGGTTATATCCATGGACAAAAAATATACTTTGTGCTGCAGACAAAGCAACACGGACTTATTGGCATGAATATATGTATAAATAACATAGTACCTTATACAAATTCAACGGAAGATATAGCTGCAGCGAAAAGAGCACAAGCCTTCTACACAGGCTGGTAGGTTCATCATTCTGTCGTTTTTTACCTTTATATACAGTACCAGCATCTATCTCATACTAGTTGGATATACTTGGCCTTGACGAAGAGGATCCAAAACGATCACCAAAAGAGAAACTTTTTAGGAGTCTGGACTCAACAAGGATGTCACTACTTTATTTTACACATTTCATCTATTGTCACTTGAATTTGTGTCAAACTGCCAATGAAACTTGTTTTTGAACTAGTTGAAGTCTTACTAGACACTCCGATCAATATTACTTGtctctcaaatggatgtatctagacgtatttcagtggtagatacatccgtttgagcGACAACTATTATGAATCAAAGGGAGTATTTTGAACTTGTCCTAGGACAGATAACGTGTCTGAGAGAACATTATGTTATTTAGCAGTGTCCATGGAATTTTTAGGGCCCGAAATAAGCTTGTAAATAGAGAATTTAGATTACATGTACTTTGATACCATACGGCTGTTCTATGGTACTGAAACTACAACCAATCCAGCAAGCTCTTTATCAGTGGAGTTCTTCTGTATATGTCAGTACATTATTCTTTGAATTGATATGGTTCAAAGTGTGTATTTGACTATCTATATGTAATTGTTCATTTTGAAATTTTCAACAAGTATTATTGGATTTCGTGGTTTGCCGATTTCTGTACAAATATCCAAACACTTTTCTAGTTACAAAATGGTGGGACACTTTTCATATTTATGTGTAAACTTATGAAACTAGAAAATTGGATTTTCTCAATGTAAATTTTGCCATGAGTTGCACTAAAATGGTGAGAAAACTTTGGCCCTTATGTAAATTTGGTTGTTTCTCTGTATTAGGTTCTTGGATCCTCTCTATTATGGAGACTACCCACTTGTGATGAAGGAGAATACTGGCTCCAAGTTGCCAAAATTTTCTCAAAGCCAGTCTAAACAACTAATCAATTCTATGGACTTTCTTGGCATCAATTACTACACATTTTTGTACGTGAAGGATGACCCGCATCATGCTCCTAGCAACAAAAGGAATTTCAGGGCTGATATGGCTGCTAAATCAATATGTGAGTTTCATATGTGTTGTATTTCGGTGACTCAATCCTTGTTGTTTTCTAGAGTTTATTCATGTCTGGACAAAATCCAGAAAAATTTCAGCACCAATATACTAGATTTTGTTTTAGTAACTTTAATATGTACTTTATGCCATGTCGGTAAAGGACCATTATTGATCCTAGTTGGTAATCTATGATTGCTCATAAGTAAATCTATTTATTATTGTGGTCCTGTGGGCAATTGGTCTAGAAAGATAAGCAAAACATAGCTTAATGCATCATGCCATGTCGTGTCAAGATGAGGTCAATGGAGGCCTTGATGTCGAACTTGGCATAGATTGAGGCCTCATTGGCACTTGATGTTGATCCAAGCAGAGGTTCTCATACTCTTTTGAGATCTCTTTGCATTCCTTCACTGCAGACATAGCATCGTAAAGGGGGTGGATGAATATGGGAAACAGAGGGAATGAGGTGCTaatggaggtggtggtggtgaatgAACGGTGCCAGGAGCATCGGTGTCTGGCTGAAGGATAACGAACATCACACTTGTTATGGAGCGTGGTGGCGCACTCCGGTGAGGAGCCTGTGCAGAGCTGAGTTGAGAGAGAGGGGAGCGATAGAGGGTGATGAGATAAGAGAAAGGTGGATGCCAATCATGCAGATGAGTCATTGCCACATTATCATCCATTTCAGCAATACATGTTAGTAACTAACAACGTTAGGATCAGTTTAAAAGAAACGATTTTAGGGTCCCGAGAAAGTTATTTGCATGTTACGGAACCAAGTGAGACAACCAAACAAGTTTATGGACAACACAATTTACTCCATAGATCAATAGTTACTGCCAGAACCAATTTCTGCTGCACCGAGTAATCCCCCATTATTTAGATGTATAGTTTAAATTAATATTTGAATTCCTTATTTTAGTTTGATAATTTGATGCATGATTTCTCTCTTGCAGTTTCAAGCAATTCTACCAGTGGAGTAAGACAAACTTGCAGTAAATCTGTTCTTATAAATATTAAATGTATAATAACAAAGGGCTGACATATAGTGCTTCTCAGTTCTATGTGCCAGGTTATGGGATACAGCAAGTGCTTGAACATTTGAAGCAATTTTATGGTAATCCTCCAATCTATATCCATGAGAATGGTAAGTATTTTGCAACTATCGCTAATCATAAAATAAGCCGGTTATTCTGGCGACTTTGTGTATCTTGTTTAGCATCCTACTTATTTGATGTCCAGTAATTTAGAATCATGCAGTGTTAGCCAACATTATGGAACTGTTTTTCTTTTCGTAAAATAATCTTCAGTGCTACAGGAAGACATGTGCTTATTTTTGTCTAAATATTCTGTCCAGACTAATGCCTAGATATTTTTCATAAACACAATTAGTATGACTTACAAAAAGGTTCAACTCTAGGATATCCAATGCATCAAGATGTAGTATTTGGTGATGGCCCTAGGGTGGAATTCTTGAGTGAACATCTTAAGAACCTTCTCACTGCTGTCAGGTAATGCCCTTCTTTCTCCTAGTGGTCATGCATTATATTTATCTTTAATTGATTCGACAGTTGGCCTTGTTTAGCGTTACAATATTCTATATTTCTAGGAGGATACAATAAATAGTGTGCATCTCTCATTTTGATTACATGATCCGTATGTCAATCACGAAGTCGCATTTTTTGCACCGGTAAAAATATCATTCATGAAACTAAGCACTAACTCCATTTTATTGTTGCTGGAAGACAAGATCCGTTATTGGTCACCCAGAAACTGTCAAAATGATGCTCAGTAGATTCACCAAGAGCCTTTGTATAAAAGGGTAACTTTTTGATAGACAATTCATCCTGTTTTCGCCATTCTGCAAAAAATGGCAAAATGATGCGAGTGGGCAGGAAAAAAGGCCTTTTTTGTAATGTAACTCGTTGACGTGACAGTGACATGAACCTTTGTATTTGGTAACAGGAATGGTTCGAATACTAGGGGCTACTTTGCCTGGTCGCTGATGGATTTATATGAACTACTTAGTGTCGGGGACACGTATGGACTCTATTACGTGGATTTTGCTGATGATGATCTCAAGAGGTATCCAAGGAGCTCTGCGATTTGGTACAAGGATTTTCTCAAGGGGAGGCACACGGAGACGGGGAGATTCTCCGATCACTAGCTCGGGTAGACTGCGCTAGGTGTTTTCCGTAGGTTAAACTGTTCCGTCCCCCCACGTTATTCCAAACACATGAAAGTGGCCGATGCGGAGTGAGACGGAAGACTATAATTTTATACCAGGTTACTACTGTAGATGTTTCCTATCTACAGCATCTCATCTTTAGCGCACAAATATGTCATTGCGCAGGCTACTCGACATCATACGATGCTTCTTTTTTTTTAAGCCAAGaccgtagaacaattgttctacggtaatttttcattatataaaTATGTACAATTACaggaaaaaataaataaagactCGTTCAACCAATGCCTGTTTTATGAAATATCAGGAAAAATTAAACATTATTCTCTATCCATGTGTGGATCTTGTCAGCCTTGTCTGGTCTTGCTCTTATTTCGGTGCCTTTCCTTCTTTTAGATAATATTTCCATGTATCCGCAGTTGGTGTGGCTCTTCTGAATATCTTGTCGTTTCTGCTCATCCAAATACTCCAACAGCCCATGATAATGGTGTCTATAGCAAATTCTGTTGGGAGTTTGGTCAAGGTCAAGTGAATCTCATCATAGGTCGAAATGCCTCTCTGTTTGTTGGGTGCAATAGAATGCCAACACATCAGTGCAAATGGGCAATCCCAGAAAAGGTGTGTCACAGTTTCCTCAGTGGATTCAAAAGACGGAGCACAGTTATAATCTTCCAGATGCATACTCCTTCTGTGTAGCATGTTTCTAGTGCTGATTCTATCATGAAGGAATAACCAGAAAAATATTTTATGTCTCAGCCGACATGTTGTTTCCACAGAAGCTTGAATGTGTTGTGTGTTGTGCTATCCCCCTGAATGGCCTTGTACATCTTAATGGAAGAGTACTTAGGTGCTGACCATGCATAGGTCCAGATCTCTTTTCCCTCTGATTCCATTCTGTTGCTGATGAAGTCTTGCAATGCATTAAATTACACAAAAGCCTCTTGTGACATAGGTCTGTGGAATAGCAGACTGATATCATTGTGCTCCAGAACTTTATGCAGCGATATTTCTTATTGGATTGCATAAGAGTGTAATTCTGGGTATTTGACATTGAGAAGGAGTTCTTGCCATTTATCAGACCAAAATAGTATTGTATTACCTTGACCTGCTTTAGATATAGCATGTTGCTTGAAAGTAGGGAGTAGTTTCAGTATTGTCCTCCACCAGAATGATCCTACCTTGCTATCTCCTGGTAATTTGTCTTGGTAGTGTGTTTCCCAAATAATGTTTACCCAAGGAGTGTCAAACTTTTTGAAGAATTTATGGAGGAATTTGATGAGCAAGGCCTACTTGTGGATCAGTAAATCAAGGACTCCCAGTCCTCCCTGTATTTTGGCCTTGCAAACTGTGTCCTAAGAAATCTGAACAGTACCTCTATCATGTGTTCCATATTTCCTCCAAAAGCAGTTCATGAGGTAGGTGTTGATTTGGTTGATCATTGTCTTTGGGATCTCTAAGGTGCAGATAACAAAGGTAGGCAGACTAGTGAATACTGATTCCAATAGGGTTAATTTGTTACCAGTGGATAGCATAGTAGAACAGCTCAACAGCCTGCTTTCTATACGTTTCAGCATAGGAACAAAATCCTCCACCCTAGGTTTGGACAGACACAGTGGTAGCCCAAGATGTGTGTGTGTGGTAGGGTAGCAATCTTACAGCCAAGGAGGTTTGATAGCTCAGCCATTTTGTGTGCAGGTGTGTTGATAGAGATCATTATGGACTTGGAGTAATTAACTTTTAGGCCAGTATACTCAGCATAATGTAGAAGAAGATTTTTAATGTGCATCAGTTGTCTGGCATCTGCCTTAGCCACCAAGATGGTATCATCTGCATATTGGATAATTGGGTAGCCTAGGCAAGAGCTATGTATAAGTGGAGATTCAATCAGTGCATTATGGTAGGCTTCATTGAGAATGGATTGGAGTACATCTGCTACAATCACAAAGATCAATGGGGATAATGAATCACCTTGTCGGACTCCCTTTTTGCAGAGGAATTGTTTCCCTGGCACACCATTGAGTGGAACAGATGAGAAACCAATACCATTTGGCACCAAAACCTTTAGCTTGCAATACTTCAATGATGGTATCATAGTTAAGCATGTCAAATGCTTTTTCAAAGTCTAGCTTTAGAAGAATGATTTCTGATATgtctccattgtatctacttttccaaactctttcgcccttgttttggactctaatttgcatgatttgaatggaactaacccggactgacgttgttttcaggagaattgccatggtgttatttttgtgcagaaataaaagttctcggaatgacccaaaacttcacggagaatatttctggaataaataaaaaatattggcaaaagaatcaacagagggggacccacctgctgtccacaagggtggagggcgcgccccctgccttgtgggtcccctggacctccaccgaccccAACTCCatctccatatattcacgttcggggagaaaaaaaatcagagagaaggattcatcgcgttttacgatacggagccgccgccacctcctgttcttcatcgggagggtaGGTCTGGAGTctgttcagggctccggagaggggaaatcgtcgccatcgtcatcatcaaccttcttgcatcaccaatttcatgatgctcaccgtcatgcgtgagtaattccatcgtagacttgctggacagtgatgggttggatgagatttatcatgtaatcgagttagttttgttagggtttgatccctagtatccacttgatagtccccaagtgcagggaatcatcgtagcaattaccaaaggtggaagtgataagtatggagtgtcgaacccacaaggagctaaaggtaagatcaatattctctcaagttctatctgtcactgatacgactctacgtacaccgaacgtttgcttccaactagaaacgagaaataaaactatgttgtgggtatgaagaggataactttgcatgatatcagagagctaaaacataaaagtaggtgctgttatcataaagttagaatatattactaaatattataaatagcgtgTGGGGAATAATGATGGGCCGATGTGcagaattatcctaggcaattgttaacaagaccggtaatcactattgcaatttcatatgagggagaggcataagctaacatactttctcttcttggatcatatgcacttatgattggaactctagcaagcatccgcaactactaaagatcattaaggtaaaacccaaccatagcattaaagcatcaactcccctttatcccatacgcaacaactcCCTTActtgggtttatgcttctgtcactcaagcaacccactataagcgaatcatgaacgtattgcaacaccctacagcaggaatccctcacgcttgcgcgacacagagggcacaataggacatcaccaaaataaaacatacaactcatactaatctagatcatcaatcaacccaaagacaaaggata
The Aegilops tauschii subsp. strangulata cultivar AL8/78 chromosome 3, Aet v6.0, whole genome shotgun sequence genome window above contains:
- the LOC109737733 gene encoding beta-glucosidase 10 isoform X1 yields the protein MRPLRAVALLLVAAAAAAAAATPWAGSGQESGSISKDDFPGDFSFGASTSAYQWEGAAAEDGRTPSVWDTFAHAHAHAGDDSVNGDVAADGYHKYKEDIKLMKETGLDSYRFSISWSRLIPKGRGEINPKGVGYYNNLINELLDHGIQPHATIFQYDLPQILEDEYGGWLSPQIIGDFTAYADVCFREFGDRVTNWTTLNEPNALVSVGYDAGIGPPGRCSKPFGFADCSCGDSVNEPYVVAHNCLLAHTSAVSLYRRKYQTKQHGLIGMNICINNIVPYTNSTEDIAAAKRAQAFYTGWFLDPLYYGDYPLVMKENTGSKLPKFSQSQSKQLINSMDFLGINYYTFLYVKDDPHHAPSNKRNFRADMAAKSIFSSNSTSGFYVPGYGIQQVLEHLKQFYGNPPIYIHENGYPMHQDVVFGDGPRVEFLSEHLKNLLTAVRSVIGHPETVKMMLSRFTKSLCIKGNGSNTRGYFAWSLMDLYELLSVGDTYGLYYVDFADDDLKRYPRSSAIWYKDFLKGRHTETGRFSDH
- the LOC109737733 gene encoding beta-glucosidase 10 isoform X2; the encoded protein is MRPLRAVALLLVAAAAAAAAATPWAGSGQESGSISKDDFPGDFSFGASTSAYQWEGAAAEDGRTPSVWDTFAHAHAHAGDDSVNGDVAADGYHKYKEDIKLMKETGLDSYRFSISWSRLIPKGRGEINPKGVGYYNNLINELLDHGIQPHATIFQYDLPQILEDEYGGWLSPQIIGDFTAYADVCFREFGDRVTNWTTLNEPNALVSVGYDAGIGPPGRCSKPFGFADCSCGDSVNEPYVVAHNCLLAHTSAVSLYRRKYQTKQHGLIGMNICINNIVPYTNSTEDIAAAKRAQAFYTGWFLDPLYYGDYPLVMKENTGSKLPKFSQSQSKQLINSMDFLGINYYTFLYVKDDPHHAPSNKRNFRADMAAKSIFSSNSTSGFYVPGYGIQQVLEHLKQFYGNPPIYIHENGYPMHQDVVFGDGPRVEFLSEHLKNLLTAVRNGSNTRGYFAWSLMDLYELLSVGDTYGLYYVDFADDDLKRYPRSSAIWYKDFLKGRHTETGRFSDH
- the LOC109737733 gene encoding beta-glucosidase 10 isoform X5, whose amino-acid sequence is MRPLRAVALLLVAAAAAAAAATPWAGSGQESGSISKDDFPGDFSFGASTSAYQWEGAAAEDGRTPSVWDTFAHAHAHAGDDSVNGDVAADGYHKYKEDIKLMKETGLDSYRFSISWSRLIPKGRGEINPKGVGYYNNLINELLDHGIQPHATIFQYDLPQILEDEYGGWLSPQIIGDFTAYADVCFREFGDRVTNWTTLNEPNALVSVGYDAGIGPPGRCSKPFGFADCSCGDSVNEPYVVAHNCLLAHTSAVSLYRRKYQTKQHGLIGMNICINNIVPYTNSTEDIAAAKRAQAFYTGWFLDPLYYGDYPLVMKENTGSKLPKFSQSQSKQLINSMDFLGINYYTFLYVKDDPHHAPSNKRNFRADMAAKSIFSSNSTSGFYVPGYGIQQVLEHLKQFYGNPPIYIHENGYPMHQDVVFGDGPRVEFLSEHLKNLLTAVRQDPLLVTQKLSK
- the LOC109737733 gene encoding cyanidin 3-O-glucoside 7-O-glucosyltransferase (acyl-glucose) isoform X4 encodes the protein MVEIERSGPCGLCLIAYKFRNTGDDSVNGDVAADGYHKYKEDIKLMKETGLDSYRFSISWSRLIPKGRGEINPKGVGYYNNLINELLDHGIQPHATIFQYDLPQILEDEYGGWLSPQIIGDFTAYADVCFREFGDRVTNWTTLNEPNALVSVGYDAGIGPPGRCSKPFGFADCSCGDSVNEPYVVAHNCLLAHTSAVSLYRRKYQTKQHGLIGMNICINNIVPYTNSTEDIAAAKRAQAFYTGWFLDPLYYGDYPLVMKENTGSKLPKFSQSQSKQLINSMDFLGINYYTFLYVKDDPHHAPSNKRNFRADMAAKSIFSSNSTSGFYVPGYGIQQVLEHLKQFYGNPPIYIHENGYPMHQDVVFGDGPRVEFLSEHLKNLLTAVRSVIGHPETVKMMLSRFTKSLCIKGNGSNTRGYFAWSLMDLYELLSVGDTYGLYYVDFADDDLKRYPRSSAIWYKDFLKGRHTETGRFSDH
- the LOC109737733 gene encoding beta-glucosidase 10 isoform X3, translating into MRPLRAVALLLVAAAAAAAAATPWAGSGQESGSISKDDFPGDFSFGASTSAYQWEGAAAEDGRTPSVWDTFAHAHAHAGDDSVNGDVAADGYHKYKEDIKLMKETGLDSYRFSISWSRLIPKGRGEINPKGVGYYNNLINELLDHGIQPHATIFQYDLPQILEDEYGGWLSPQIIGDFTAYADVCFREFGDRVTNWTTLNEPNALVSVGYDAGIGPPGRCSKPFGFADCSCGDSVNEPYVVAHNCLLAHTSAVSLYRRKYQTKQHGLIGMNICINNIVPYTNSTEDIAAAKRAQAFYTGWFLDPLYYGDYPLVMKENTGSKLPKFSQSQSKQLINSMDFLGINYYTFLYVKDDPHHAPSNKRNFRADMAAKSICEFHIASQFYVPGYGIQQVLEHLKQFYGNPPIYIHENGYPMHQDVVFGDGPRVEFLSEHLKNLLTAVRNGSNTRGYFAWSLMDLYELLSVGDTYGLYYVDFADDDLKRYPRSSAIWYKDFLKGRHTETGRFSDH
- the LOC109737733 gene encoding cyanidin 3-O-glucoside 7-O-glucosyltransferase (acyl-glucose) isoform X7, whose translation is MVEIERSGPCGLCLIAYKFRNTGDDSVNGDVAADGYHKYKEDIKLMKETGLDSYRFSISWSRLIPKGRGEINPKGVGYYNNLINELLDHGIQPHATIFQYDLPQILEDEYGGWLSPQIIGDFTAYADVCFREFGDRVTNWTTLNEPNALVSVGYDAGIGPPGRCSKPFGFADCSCGDSVNEPYVVAHNCLLAHTSAVSLYRRKYQTKQHGLIGMNICINNIVPYTNSTEDIAAAKRAQAFYTGWFLDPLYYGDYPLVMKENTGSKLPKFSQSQSKQLINSMDFLGINYYTFLYVKDDPHHAPSNKRNFRADMAAKSICEFHIASQFYVPGYGIQQVLEHLKQFYGNPPIYIHENGYPMHQDVVFGDGPRVEFLSEHLKNLLTAVRNGSNTRGYFAWSLMDLYELLSVGDTYGLYYVDFADDDLKRYPRSSAIWYKDFLKGRHTETGRFSDH
- the LOC109737733 gene encoding cyanidin 3-O-glucoside 7-O-glucosyltransferase (acyl-glucose) isoform X6, which gives rise to MVEIERSGPCGLCLIAYKFRNTGDDSVNGDVAADGYHKYKEDIKLMKETGLDSYRFSISWSRLIPKGRGEINPKGVGYYNNLINELLDHGIQPHATIFQYDLPQILEDEYGGWLSPQIIGDFTAYADVCFREFGDRVTNWTTLNEPNALVSVGYDAGIGPPGRCSKPFGFADCSCGDSVNEPYVVAHNCLLAHTSAVSLYRRKYQTKQHGLIGMNICINNIVPYTNSTEDIAAAKRAQAFYTGWFLDPLYYGDYPLVMKENTGSKLPKFSQSQSKQLINSMDFLGINYYTFLYVKDDPHHAPSNKRNFRADMAAKSIFSSNSTSGFYVPGYGIQQVLEHLKQFYGNPPIYIHENGYPMHQDVVFGDGPRVEFLSEHLKNLLTAVRNGSNTRGYFAWSLMDLYELLSVGDTYGLYYVDFADDDLKRYPRSSAIWYKDFLKGRHTETGRFSDH